A genomic window from Streptomyces sp. NBC_00234 includes:
- a CDS encoding RelA/SpoT family protein, whose product MPDEAQPVAAPQPDKPAADNATPEKAQPAGTPKPAAREPADSPGKAPEPASPAPAKAGPTPAKAAPGPGAGTEPPAGAAEPAAGAPAAPAEATGPVKDPAPPAGPAAKPPVKPTAKPVVPAGSVPRSGGSSNRVRARLARLGVQRSSPYNPVLEPLLRTVRSNDPKIETATLRQIERAYQVAERWHRGQKRKSGDPYITHPLAVTTILAELGMDPATLMAGLLHDTVEDTEYGLDTLRKDFGDQVALLVDGVTKLDKVKFGEAAQAETVRKMVVAMAKDPRVLVIKLADRLHNMRTMRYLKREKQEKKARETLEIYAPLAHRLGMNTIKWELEDLAFAILYPKMYDEIVRLVAERAPKRDEYLAIVTDEVQSDLRAARIKATVTGRPKHYYSVYQKMIVRGRDFAEIYDLVGIRVLVDTVRDCYAALGTVHARWNPVPGRFKDYIAMPKFNMYQSLHTTVIGPSGKPVELQIRTFDMHRRAEYGIAAHWKYKQEAVAGASKVRTDVPKNTGRGQDTVNDMAWLRQLLDWQKETEDPSEFLESLRFDLSRNEVFVFTPKGDVIALPAGATPVDFAYAVHTEVGHRTIGARVNGRLVPLESTLDNGDLVEVFTSKAAGAGPSRDWLGFVKSPRARNKIRAWFSKERRDEAIEQGKDAIARAMRKQNLPIQRILTGDSLVTLAHEMRYPDISSLYAAIGEGHVAAAGVVQKLVQALGGEDAANEDLVESAPPSRGRSKRRANADPGVVVKGVEDVWVKLARCCTPVPGDPIIGFVTRGSGVSVHRADCVNVDSLSQQPERILEVEWAPTQSSVFLVAIQVEALDRSRLLSDVTRVLSDQHVNILSAAVQTSRDRVATSRFTFEMGDPKHLGHVLKAVRGVEGVYDVYRVTSARRP is encoded by the coding sequence TTGCCAGACGAGGCCCAGCCAGTCGCCGCCCCGCAGCCCGACAAGCCCGCGGCGGACAACGCCACGCCCGAGAAGGCGCAGCCGGCGGGCACGCCGAAGCCTGCGGCGCGTGAGCCCGCGGACAGCCCCGGGAAGGCACCGGAACCCGCCTCGCCGGCCCCCGCGAAGGCCGGGCCGACCCCGGCGAAGGCCGCACCGGGACCCGGTGCGGGCACCGAGCCCCCGGCCGGCGCCGCCGAGCCCGCCGCCGGAGCACCGGCCGCGCCCGCGGAGGCGACCGGGCCCGTGAAGGACCCCGCGCCCCCGGCAGGACCGGCGGCCAAGCCCCCCGTCAAGCCCACGGCCAAGCCGGTCGTCCCGGCCGGCTCGGTGCCCCGCTCCGGCGGATCGTCCAACCGGGTCAGGGCGCGCCTGGCCCGGCTCGGCGTCCAGCGCTCCAGCCCGTACAACCCCGTGCTCGAACCGCTGCTGCGGACGGTCCGCTCCAACGACCCCAAGATCGAGACGGCGACACTGCGCCAGATCGAGCGCGCCTACCAGGTCGCCGAACGCTGGCACCGGGGCCAGAAGCGCAAGAGCGGCGACCCGTACATCACGCACCCGCTCGCCGTCACGACGATCCTCGCCGAGCTCGGCATGGACCCCGCCACCCTGATGGCCGGGCTCCTGCACGACACCGTCGAGGACACCGAGTACGGCCTGGACACCCTGCGCAAGGACTTCGGCGACCAGGTCGCACTGCTCGTCGACGGCGTCACGAAGCTCGACAAGGTCAAGTTCGGCGAGGCCGCCCAGGCCGAGACCGTACGCAAGATGGTCGTCGCCATGGCCAAGGACCCCCGGGTCCTGGTGATCAAGCTCGCCGACCGGCTGCACAACATGCGCACCATGCGCTATCTCAAGCGGGAGAAGCAGGAGAAGAAGGCCCGCGAGACCCTTGAGATCTACGCGCCCCTGGCCCACCGCCTGGGCATGAACACCATCAAGTGGGAGCTGGAGGACCTCGCCTTCGCGATCCTCTACCCCAAGATGTACGACGAGATCGTCCGTCTCGTCGCGGAGCGGGCCCCCAAGCGCGACGAGTACCTCGCCATAGTGACCGACGAGGTCCAGTCCGACCTGCGCGCCGCCCGCATCAAGGCCACCGTCACCGGACGGCCGAAGCACTACTACAGCGTCTACCAGAAGATGATCGTGCGAGGCCGCGACTTCGCCGAGATCTACGACCTGGTGGGGATTCGTGTACTTGTCGACACGGTCCGCGACTGCTACGCGGCCCTCGGCACCGTTCACGCGCGATGGAATCCGGTCCCCGGCCGGTTCAAGGACTACATCGCGATGCCGAAGTTCAACATGTACCAGTCGCTGCACACCACGGTGATCGGTCCCAGCGGCAAGCCCGTCGAGCTCCAGATCCGTACGTTCGACATGCACCGCCGCGCCGAGTACGGCATCGCCGCGCACTGGAAGTACAAGCAGGAGGCCGTCGCCGGTGCCTCCAAGGTCCGCACCGACGTGCCCAAGAACACCGGCCGCGGCCAGGACACCGTCAACGACATGGCGTGGCTGCGCCAGCTCCTGGACTGGCAGAAGGAGACCGAGGACCCCAGCGAGTTCCTGGAGTCCCTGCGCTTCGACCTCTCGCGCAACGAGGTCTTCGTCTTCACGCCCAAGGGCGACGTCATAGCGCTGCCCGCCGGTGCCACCCCCGTGGACTTCGCGTACGCCGTCCACACGGAGGTCGGCCACCGGACGATAGGAGCACGGGTCAACGGGCGCCTCGTCCCGCTCGAATCGACCCTGGACAACGGTGACCTCGTCGAGGTCTTCACCTCCAAGGCGGCCGGCGCCGGACCCTCCCGGGACTGGCTCGGCTTCGTCAAGTCGCCCCGCGCCCGGAACAAGATCCGCGCCTGGTTCTCCAAGGAGCGCCGCGACGAGGCGATCGAGCAGGGCAAGGACGCCATCGCGCGCGCCATGCGCAAGCAGAACCTGCCGATCCAGCGGATTCTGACCGGTGACTCGCTCGTCACGCTCGCCCACGAGATGCGCTACCCGGACATCTCGTCGCTGTACGCGGCCATCGGTGAGGGCCATGTCGCCGCCGCCGGCGTCGTACAGAAGCTCGTCCAGGCGCTCGGCGGAGAGGACGCCGCCAACGAGGACCTCGTCGAGAGCGCACCGCCCTCGCGCGGTCGCAGCAAGCGCCGGGCCAACGCCGACCCGGGCGTGGTCGTCAAGGGCGTCGAGGACGTCTGGGTCAAGCTGGCCCGCTGCTGCACCCCCGTCCCGGGCGACCCGATCATCGGCTTCGTCACCCGCGGCAGCGGCGTCTCGGTGCACCGCGCCGACTGCGTCAACGTCGACTCGCTGTCCCAGCAGCCGGAGCGCATCCTCGAGGTCGAGTGGGCCCCCACCCAGTCCTCGGTCTTCCTGGTCGCCATCCAGGTCGAGGCACTGGACCGGTCCCGCCTGCTCTCCGACGTCACCCGCGTCCTGTCCGACCAGCACGTCAACATCCTGTCGGCGGCCGTCCAGACGTCCAGGGACCGGGTGGCGACCTCGCGCTTCACCTTCGAGATGGGCGACCCGAAGCACCTGGGGCACGTTCTGAAGGCCGTGCGGGGCGTGGAGGGCGTCTACGACGTCTACCGGGTGACCTCGGCCCGCCGGCCGTAG
- a CDS encoding adenine phosphoribosyltransferase: MTTSAETTRELLLSRIRDVADYPKPGVMFKDITPLLADPVAFTLLTDTLAELCVQHGATKIVGLEARGFILAAPVAVRAGLGFVPVRKAGKLPGATLSQAYELEYGSAEIEIHAEDLSADDRIMVIDDVLATGGTAEASLELIRRAGAQVSGVAVLMELGFLPGRARLEPALRGAPLEALITV, translated from the coding sequence ATGACCACCAGCGCCGAAACCACCCGCGAGCTGCTGCTCAGCCGCATCCGTGACGTCGCCGACTATCCGAAGCCCGGCGTGATGTTCAAGGACATCACCCCGCTGCTCGCGGACCCGGTCGCCTTCACGCTGCTGACCGACACCCTTGCGGAGCTGTGCGTACAGCACGGCGCCACCAAGATCGTCGGTCTGGAGGCGCGCGGCTTCATCCTGGCGGCGCCGGTCGCGGTGCGGGCGGGCCTCGGCTTCGTACCGGTCCGCAAGGCCGGCAAGCTGCCCGGAGCCACGCTCAGCCAGGCGTACGAGCTGGAGTACGGCTCCGCGGAGATCGAGATCCACGCGGAGGACCTGTCGGCCGACGACCGGATCATGGTCATCGACGACGTCCTCGCCACCGGCGGCACCGCCGAGGCATCGCTGGAACTGATCCGGCGGGCCGGCGCCCAGGTCTCGGGCGTCGCGGTCCTCATGGAGCTCGGTTTCCTCCCGGGCCGCGCACGGCTGGAACCGGCGCTGCGAGGCGCCCCACTGGAGGCCCTGATCACCGTCTGA